A genomic stretch from Scheffersomyces stipitis CBS 6054 chromosome 6, complete sequence includes:
- a CDS encoding putative stress-related vesicular transport protein — MSQSSPSNAETDEDLSTTSSSSSFVPIEQHQIQDAIQVIDENKEFNKNILPYVVKTTPISSVGNNYHIISVFGSQSTGKSTLLNRLFNTNFDVMDESRRQQTTKGIWMAHSPQVSTTKQMDTHQENIFVMDVEGTDGRERGEDQDFERKAALFALATSEILIVNIWETQIGLYQGANMGLLKTVFEVNLTLFGKSKLEKNDHKVLLLIVIRDHVGLTPKENLSSTITQDLLKIWESLNKPAELAHLQFEDFFDTDFHTLRHKVLQPKEFLEDVNELGDRLVVKKDLFRPNYHHNIPIDGWTMYAENCWQQIDSNKDLDLPTQQILVAKFKCDEISASVYEEFHQKFKAISSANTPGISTLDYQDLGLLLVDLRSDTLENYDLSASRYTKSVYEQRKDLLKEKLNEKFREFFDAHIKHLSEKSVKEFETNIVGLKGKNFDKEATRLTRETTDYFINSAILLSLENELDYDVHVSNLQDQLTKLIQQQQLVELKNIVNKSIKKLSSGLTKAVSFELADPTETSWNNILSKFKEFVLDFLSKNELEEEAGTYDFGLGTNRAQNKEAVETFKFKSWNAFYEIIHKIISKDNLLTLLKDRFDDKFRYDENGLPRMYQNTVELETNFGISKSFALRIVPLLTIAKLNDNSEILPDYDIFDSKLRAKYLGLVENEHDSEDEEDEEDRCFAEIISESEKAEVLNKFKKETDARFIETKRSIVQHVTQIPYYIYLVIMVLGWNEFMAIVRNPLFFSLVLVFGAGLYILYSMNLLKPAMVVVQRLIDEIIAMAKEKMREFLIDDHPTQAHNLQKISASNREKVEEEKVVETIEMQDL, encoded by the coding sequence ATGAGCCAAAGTTCTCCTTCTAATGCAGAGactgatgaagatctcTCGACTACGTCCTCTCTGTCTTCGTTTGTTCCCATTGAACAGCACCAGATCCAGGATGCCATCCAGGTAATTGACGAAAATAAggaattcaacaaaaacaTCTTGCCATATGTAGTTAAAACGACTCCAATCTCATCTGTAGGCAACAATTACCATATAATTTCCGTTTTTGGCTCGCAATCCACGGGAAAATCAACATTGTTGAACAGATTGTTCAATACCAACTTCGATGTCATGGACGAGTCCAGACGTCAACAGACCACTAAGGGTATCTGGATGGCTCATTCGCCTCAAGTTTCCACCACGAAACAGATGGATACccatcaagaaaacatTTTTGTCATGGATGTAGAAGGAACTGATGGTAGAGAGCGTGGCGAGGATCAAGACTTTGAACGTAAAGCTGCTCTTTTCGCCTTGGCGACTTCTGAAATATTAATCGTGAACATATGGGAAACCCAGATTGGATTGTATCAGGGTGCTAATATGggtttgttgaagacagTGTTTGAGGTGAACTTGACGTTATTTGGCAAGtccaagttggagaaaaaCGACCACAAGGTCTTGTTGCTCATCGTGATAAGAGATCATGTGGGCCTTACTCCTAAGGAAAATTTGTCCAGCACCATTACCCaggacttgttgaagatttggGAGAGTTTGAATAAACCGGCAGAGTTGGCCCATTtgcaatttgaagatttcttcgACACTGATTTCCACACTTTACGCCATAAGGTCTTGCAGCCCAAGGAGTTCTTAGAAGATGTCAACGAGTTGGGTGATAGGTTGGTGGTCAAGAAGGACTTGTTCAGGCCAAATTACCACCACAACATCCCTATTGATGGCTGGACTATGTATGCTGAAAACTGTTGGCAGCAGATCGACAGCAACAAGGATCTCGACTTGCCTACTCAGCAAATCTTAGTGGCCAAATTTAAGTGCGACGAAATTTCTGCATCAGTGTATGAAGAATTCCACCAAAAGTTTAAGGCCATTCTGTCGGCTAATACTCCTGGTATTTCAACTCTTGACTATCAAGATTTGGGATTATTGCTTGTAGATTTGCGTAGCGATACTCTCGAGAATTACGACTTATCAGCTTCCAGATACACCAAGTCCGTTTACGAGCAGAGGAaggacttgttgaaagagaagttgaatgaGAAATTCCGTGAATTTTTCGATGCTCATATCAAGCACTTGAGTGAAAAGAGCGTCAAGGAATTCGAGACCAATATAGTAGGCTTAAAGGGCAAGAATTTCGATAAAGAGGCCACGAGATTAACTAGAGAAACTACTGATTACTTTATTAACAGCGCTATTCTTCTCTCATTAGAAAACGAACTCGATTATGACGTCCATGTCTCCAACTTACAAGATCAGTTAACGAAATTgattcaacaacaacaattagtggaattgaagaatatcgTCAACAAATCCATCAAGAAACTTTCCAGCGGCTTGACAAAGGCTGTTCTGTTTGAATTGGCTGACCCAAcagaaacttcttggaataATATATTATCTAAGTTTAAGGAGTTTGTCCTCGAtttcttgtccaagaatgaacttgaagaagaggcCGGTACATATGATTTTGGTTTGGGAACCAACAGAGCTCAAAATAAAGAAGCTGTCGAGactttcaagttcaagtcaTGGAATGCATTCTATGAAATTATCCATAAGATCATCTCCAAGGACAACCTCTTGACATTATTGAAAGATAGATTTGACGACAAGTTCAGGTACGACGAGAATGGATTACCAAGAATGTACCAGAATACCGTCGAGTTAGAGAcaaattttggaatttcCAAACTGTTTGCATTGAGGATCGTTCCATTGTTGACTATTGCTAAATTGAATGACAATTCGGAAATCTTACCTGACTACgatatttttgattcaaaACTTAGAGCAAAGTATCTTGGTCTAGTCGAGAACGAACATGACagtgaagatgaagaagatgaagaggacAGATGTTTTGCAGAAATCATTtctgaaagtgaaaaagcagaagtgttgaacaaattcaagaaggaaactGACGCTAGGTTCATTGAAACCAAGAGATCGATTGTACAACATGTTACGCAAATTCCCTACTACATCTACTTAGTCATCATGGTGTTAGGTTGGAATGAGTTTATGGCGATCGTCAGAAACCCATTATTTTTCTCATTGGTGTTGGTATTTGGAGCAGGGTTATACATCTTGTACAGCATGAACCTTTTAAAACCAGCCATGGTTGTAGTACAACGTCTCATCGATGAGATCATCGCCATGGccaaagagaagatgaGAGAATTTCTAATTGATGATCATCCAACTCAAGCTCAcaatcttcagaagattaGCGCTTCTAATAGAGAGAAGGtcgaggaagaaaaggtgGTAGAAACCATTGAAATGCAAGACTTATAG
- the ETF1 gene encoding Electron transfer flavoprotein alpha-subunit (electron transfer flavoprotein alpha-subunit, mitochondrial precursor (Alpha-ETF) (Yong-Su Jin[2006-01-06 11:32:10])~go_function electron transporter activity~go_process electron transport) — protein sequence MLRSCISKRLFSTTRARLDTLAFVEAAGGKISPASLSAITAAQQIGKPITALIVGEQGEAVSSEVGKIAGVSKALFAKGEQYNHYLAEELSPLIKDILSSSSDYTHFVTAASAVGKSVLPRLGALVDAQPISDIIKVESENTFVRPIYAGNALATVKSNDKLILVSVRASAFAPAELSGDGSVSVEEFATVFKSDNRTEFVSEDLVTSERPELGSASKVVAGGRGLKNKETFEQLIEPLASKLSAAVGASRAAVDSGFCDNSLQVGQTGKIVAPELYIAVGISGAIQHLAGMKDSKTIVAINKDPEAPIFNVADIGLVADLNEALPELTQKL from the coding sequence ATGCTTCGTTCGTGTATCTCAAAGAGATTATTCTCTACTACAAGAGCCCGTTTGGACACCTTGGCTTTCGTAGAAGCTGCTGGTGGGAAAATTTCGCCTGCTTCCTTGTCTGCAATCACCGCTGCTCAGCAAATAGGGAAACCAATAACTGCGTTGATTGTTGGTGAACAAGGTGAAGCTGTGTCTAGTGAAGTCGGCAAAATCGCCGGTGTGTCAAAAGCTTTGTTTGCTAAAGGAGAACAATATAATCACTATCTTGCTGAGGAATTGTCCCCGTTAATCAAGGATATCTTGAGCTCGTCTTCTGATTATACACACTTTGTCACCGCAGCTTCTGCTGTAGGTAAATCGGTATTACCAAGATTGGGTGCTCTTGTAGATGCTCAACCAATTTCGGACATTATCAAGGTCGAGTCGGAAAACACCTTTGTCAGGCCGATCTATGCTGGTAATGCTTTAGCTACTGTCAAGTCcaacgacaagttgatcttggtgTCTGTGAGAGCTTCGGCTTTTGCTCCAGCAGAATTATCTGGTGAtggttctgtttctgtagaagaatttgctACTGTGTTTAAATCAGATAACAGGACAGAGTTTGTCTCGGAAGACTTAGTAACTTCTGAAAGACCGGAATTAGGCTCTGCTTCCAAGGTCGTTGCTGGAGGTCGTGgtttgaagaacaaggaaaCTTTCGAACAATTAATAGAACCTTTGGCTTCGAAGTTAAGTGCGGCTGTAGGTGCTTCAAGGGCAGCTGTAGACTCAGGATTCTGTGACAATTCGTTGCAAGTTGGCCAAACCGGTAAGATAGTGGCCCCAGAATTGTACATAGCCGTCGGAATCTCTGGTGCCATCCAGCACTTGGCTGGTATGAAAGACTCGAAGACCATTGTAGCTATAAACAAGGATCCAGAGGCTCCTATATTCAACGTTGCCGACATAGGTTTGGTGGCAGACTTGAACGAGGCTCTTCCAGAATTGACGCAAaagttgtag
- the NAG1 gene encoding Glucosamine-6-phosphate isomerase (Glucosamine-6-phosphate deaminase) (GNPDA) (GlcN6P deaminase) (go_process carbohydrate metabolism) encodes MKQATFSSPDDASTYLAEYIINKINSFKPTASKPFVLGLPTGSSPEGIYARLISAYKDGRISFRNVITFNMDEYLGLPPTNDQSYHYFMYNKLFNHIDIPRENIHILNGLAKDIKKECVDYEKAIKSYGRIHLFLGGLGPEGHLAFNEAGSTRDSKTREVFLVESTIKANSRFFDNDLNKVPKSALSVGISTILDNSDEIVLIVLGENKKFALDKTINGTKNDARFPSSYLQDHSSVLVVCDNAAAGLKSKL; translated from the coding sequence ATGAAGCAAGCTACCTTTTCTTCCCCAGATGATGCCTCCACCTATTTGGCTGAATACATAATCAACAAAATAAACTCTTTCAAACCTACTGCCTCAAAACCGTTTGTTCTTGGTTTGCCAACTGGTTCCTCTCCTGAAGGTATATATGCCCGTTTGATACTGGCCTATAAGGATGGCAGAATCAGCTTCAGAAATGTCATCACTTTTAACATGGACGAGTACTTGGGTTTGCCTCCTACGAACGACCAGTCTTACCATTACTTCATGTACAACAAGCTCTTCAACCATATTGATATTCCCAGAGAAAATATACACATCTTGAACGGTTTGGCCAAGgacatcaagaaggaatGTGTGGATTACGAAAAAGCCATTAAGAGCTACGGCAGAATCCACTTGTTCTTAGGTGGTTTGGGTCCAGAGGGCCATTTAGCTTTCAACGAAGCTGGTTCCACAAGGGACTCTAAAACCAGAGAAGTTTTCCTTGTAGAGTCCACCATCAAGGCTAACTCCAGATTTTTTGACAACGATTTGAACAAGGTTCCAAAATCGGCTCTCTCTGTTGGTATATCCACCATCTTGGATAACTCtgatgaaattgttctCATTGTGTTGGGtgagaacaagaagtttgcGTTGGACAAGACCATCAATGGTACAAAGAATGATGCCAGATTCCCATCCAGCTACTTGCAAGACCACAGTAGTGTTTTGGTTGTTTGTGACaatgctgctgctggtttgAAGTCAAAGTTGTAG
- the NAG2 gene encoding N-acetyl-glucosamine-6-phosphate deacetylase (go_function hydrolase activity), whose amino-acid sequence MASFTRFTNCHLIDNGQLYEYTDLYVNNKTNKISHPPADSSLITITVDVHGNILAPGFLDIQNNGIYGLNFSNLNANSTPQDVAAFDKFYKDAMTKYLSTGVTATCPTVTSNFPEVYEKVLPFYKKSRLSTQTDSLGAHIEGPFINLKKKGCHPVETFVDAKEGEAKLYHIYGESNLIDNVCILTAAPEIPGVLDLIPLVKSKNIVFSLGHTMADYKTGIRAVECGASMITHLYNAMPQPHHRDAGVVGLINSPELGEENTPYFGLIVDGVHVDPSMVNLAYRSNPDKCVLVTDAMHLIGLPDGTYKWDDQYIVKTGDRLYLKGTKTLAGAATTLPQCVRNLIKWSNITLPEAVKTVTNNAAVSVGLEHQKGFLNVGCDADLVVLDRDGYIQKVYKLGREIQSSDINLSNEKNPKVMAVL is encoded by the coding sequence ATGGCTTCCTTCACCAGATTCACCAACTGCCACTTGATCGACAACGGCCAGCTCTACGAATACACCGACCTTTatgtcaacaacaaaaccaacaaaatTTCACATCCTCCAGCAGACTCCAGCCTTATCACCATAACCGTCGATGTCCACGGCAATATCCTTGCTCCAGGTTTCTTGGATATCCAGAACAACGGAATCTATGGcttgaacttttccaatCTAAACGCAAACTCAACCCCTCAGGATGTCGCTGCTTTCGACAAGTTCTACAAAGATGCCATGACAAAGTACTTGTCTACTGGTGTCACCGCTACTTGCCCTACTGTGACTTCTAACTTCCCCGAAGTGTACGAGAAGGTATTACCATTTTACAAGAAGTCTAGATTGTCAACCCAAACGGACTCATTGGGTGCTCACATTGAAGGTCctttcatcaacttgaagaagaaaggctGCCATCCTGTAGAAACCTTTGTCGATGCTAAAGAGGGTGAAGCTAAGTTGTACCATATTTACGGTGAGAGCAACTTGATTGACAACGTATGCATCTTAACAGCTGCTCCTGAGATTCCAGGAGTGTTGGACCTTATTCCTCTTGTTAAACTGAAGAACATTGTCTTCTCACTCGGCCACACCATGGCTGACTACAAAACTGGCATTAGAGCTGTAGAATGCGGTGCCTCCATGATCACTCACTTGTACAACGCCATGCCGCAACCTCACCATAGAGACGCTGGCGTCGTTGGTTTGATCAACTCTCCTGAACttggagaagagaatacCCCATACTTCGGCTTGATCGTAGACGGAGTCCACGTTGATCCTTCCATGGTGAACTTGGCTTATAGATCAAATCCCGACAAGTGTGTCTTGGTCACCGATGCCATGCATTTGATTGGTTTGCCGGATGGAACTTACAAATGGGACGACCAATACATTGTAAAGACCGGTGACAGATTGTACTTGAAGGGCACGAAAACCTTGGCTGGGGCTGCTACTACTTTGCCCCAATGTGTTAGAAACTTGATAAAGTGGTCCAACATCACTTTGCCAGAAGCTGTGAAGACTGTGACTAATaatgctgctgtttctgttgGTCTTGAGCATCAAAAAGGTTTCTTGAACGTTGGGTGTGATGCCGACTTGGTCGTTTTGGACAGAGATGGTTATATTCAGAAGGTCTACAAGTTGGGTAGGGAAATCCAATCAAGTGAtatcaacttgtccaacGAAAAGAATCCAAAAGTGATGGCTGTTTTGTAA
- the NAG5 gene encoding hexokinase I (hexokinase I (HXK1)~go_function hexokinase activity; ATP binding~go_process glycolysis): MAMIHNSSKVASPTEESIILPMKGLHGDVTISPTPILINQSEESDFIDELSSSTSTSSEPSPNSSISTDSSCLLSSVVNDFVYDLTSQNFLEQTEFLVADLNESLSRNSKITMLPNYNISPTGQESGEFLVIDLGGSTLRIAVIKIDQASDSDDEDRSKRIHILMEKNWTIDNSFKTLDLNFFKFIGSKIHEILCHQDLIDIRNNIKTGITWSFPLKTTSYNNGKIVHVSKGYTIHPEIYNQDLKSILESVLLNEFDLHIDVKSILNDSLAVYSAGAFIDKYTKLALVLGTGFNMCCSLSTSDKMHSDKTLESCDKILFNTELSLFGEHLIKSIATKYDSLIDERFKTFDFHFKPFMSTDPNTHSIFQPNELMTSGRYLPELTRLVLVDLVEAKEIFVNISQKEELLSSAYDGFSGELMCFINESTNVDAITEKLCAQYGWSASEVTIGDVLTLKKIVQSIVERAAFIVSVSIVSFIKLLQQHNDDHFDSSIINIGYVGSVLKHFNVYRDLVKQYVNDNDDIKRLGVQVDFKLIENSSIIGAAIGAAYYS; encoded by the coding sequence ATGGCTATGATCCacaactcttccaaagtCGCATCaccaacagaagaaagcatAATACTTCCTATGAAGGGCCTTCATGGAGATGTCACTATAAGTCCAACACCCATTCTCATAAACCAGAGCGAGGAAAGTGACTTCATAGACGAGTTGCtgtcttctacttctacttccaGCGAACCTTCGCCCAACTCATCCATTTCCACTGATAGCTCGTGTCTTTTATCTTCCGTAGTAAACGATTTTGTTTATGATCTCACCAGTCAGAACTTCCTCGAACAGACGGAGTTTCTTGTCGCCGACTTGAATGAGTCGTTATCTAGAAACTCCAAGATAACCATGTTGCCCAACTACAATATTTCTCCAACAGGACAGGAGTCAGGTGAGTTTTTGGTCATTGACTTGGGAGGCTCCACCTTGAGAATCGCTGTTATCAAGATAGACCAAGCGTCGGATtcagacgacgaagacagATCAAAAAGAATACACATCttgatggagaagaacTGGACTATCGATAACAGCTTCAAGACTCTCGATCttaacttcttcaagttcataGGCTCCAAGATCCACGAGATATTGTGCCATCAGGATTTGATTGATATCCGCAACAATATAAAGACTGGGATCACCTGGTCGTTCCCTTTGAAGACCACATCGTACAATAACGGTAAGATCGTCCATGTCTCTAAGGGCTACACCATTCATCCAGAAATCTACAACCAGGACTTGAAGTCCATTTTAGAATCAGTTTTACTAAACGAGTTTGATTTACACATTGACGTCAAAAGCATTTTGAACGATTCCTTGGCCGTGTACTCGGCAGGTGCCTTCATTGATAAGTATACCAAGTTGGCACTTGTTTTGGGAACGGGATTCAACATGTGCTGCTCATTATCTACATCGGACAAGATGCATTCTGACAAGACGTTGGAAAGCTGCGACAAGATCTTATTCAACACTGAACTCAGTTTGTTTGGTGAACATTTGATTAAGAGCATAGCTACCAAATATGATTCGTTGATTGACGAGAGATTCAAAACCTTTGACTTTCATTTCAAGCCATTCATGTCAACTGATCCTAATACCCATTCCATTTTCCAACCTAACGAGTTGATGACAAGTGGTAGATACTTGCCAGAGTTGACTCGTTTGGTGTTGGTAGATTTAGTTGAAGCTAAAGAAATCTTTGTCAACATAAGCCAAAAGGAGGAACTTTTATCTTCGGCCTATGATGGCTTCAGTGGTGAGTTGATGTGCTTCATCAACGAATCGACAAACGTTGACGCCATTACCGAAAAATTGTGTGCTCAATATGGTTGGTCTGCTTCTGAAGTCACCATCGGAGATGTTTtgacgttgaagaagattgttCAAAGTATTGTTGAAAGAGCAGCCTTCATTGTTTCCGTCTCGATTGTGTCCTTCATTAAGTTGCTCCAACAGCACAATGATGATCACTTTGACTCATCCATCATCAACATTGGATATGTTGGCTCAGTGTTGAAGCATTTCAATGTCTACAGAGACTTGGTTAAACAATATGTTAACGATAATGACGATATTAAAAGGTTAGGAGTCCAGGTTGATTTTAAGTTGATTGAGAATAGTTCAATCATTGGTGCTGCTATCGGTGCAGCATACTATTCATAA